From Firmicutes bacterium HGW-Firmicutes-1, one genomic window encodes:
- a CDS encoding ATP-binding protein: protein MITVQGLDFTYPKSNKEAIKKIDFDIKKGEIFGFLGPSGAGKTTTQRLIIGLLRGYEGNVEVLGKERRCWGKDFYENIGVAFDFPNLYIKLTAEENLKLIRSYYKNKTDNVQQLLDKVGLLSDKDKKVEGYSKGMKMRLNFIRAIMHEPELMFFDEPTSGLDPVNAKIIKDMIVSLKASGKTIFLTTHNMTVAEQLCDRVAFIVDGKISVIDEPKKLMLKHGKHNLKLEYADAGKLIESHFELQNIGQNNDFFEIMKNKEIKTIHSQEATLEDVFIKLTGRELL from the coding sequence ATGATAACAGTTCAAGGGCTTGATTTTACTTATCCAAAATCAAATAAGGAAGCCATTAAAAAAATTGATTTTGATATAAAAAAAGGCGAAATATTTGGATTTTTAGGTCCAAGTGGGGCAGGTAAAACAACGACTCAGAGATTAATCATTGGACTTTTAAGAGGGTATGAAGGTAATGTTGAGGTGTTAGGTAAAGAAAGAAGATGTTGGGGAAAAGATTTCTATGAAAATATTGGAGTTGCATTTGATTTTCCAAATCTCTACATCAAATTAACTGCAGAAGAAAATTTGAAACTAATTCGTTCTTATTATAAAAACAAAACAGATAATGTCCAACAACTTTTAGATAAAGTGGGTCTATTATCTGATAAAGATAAAAAGGTTGAAGGCTATTCGAAGGGTATGAAGATGCGGTTGAATTTTATTCGTGCCATCATGCATGAACCTGAGTTGATGTTTTTTGATGAGCCAACCTCAGGACTTGATCCTGTCAATGCGAAGATTATAAAAGACATGATTGTTAGCCTTAAAGCCAGTGGAAAGACGATATTTTTAACAACCCACAATATGACAGTTGCAGAACAATTATGTGATAGAGTTGCCTTTATAGTGGATGGTAAAATCTCTGTTATTGATGAGCCCAAAAAGTTAATGCTCAAGCATGGAAAACATAATCTTAAGCTAGAATATGCAGATGCGGGGAAACTGATAGAGTCTCACTTTGAACTTCAAAACATTGGGCAAAATAATGACTTTTTTGAAATTATGAAGAATAAAGAAATTAAAACCATTCATAGCCAAGAAGCTACCTTAGAGGATGTATTTATTAAACTTACGGGGAGGGAGCTGCTATGA
- a CDS encoding glutamine--scyllo-inositol aminotransferase — protein sequence MIKLADPEIGQEELEEIKAVLASKWLAHGEWVEAFESLISKYLEVSHVIALSSGTAALHLALHALDIGPKDEVIVPDFTFPASANVVELVGAKTVLCDICEDTFCIDTSKIEKLITGKTRAIMPVHEFGHVADMDQIIELSKKYHLSIIEDAACALGAEYKGVKAGTLGDVGCFSFHPRKVITTGEGGVVVTNNTKLAIKLRLLRDHGMLNTEAGKVLVMPGYNYRMTNIQGAIGKAQIPKLQNIISKRRLLAEKYFQMLSDLEEVKIPICKEYCKHVYQTYHILLSNGINRDKVMKALKMKGIETNIGAYAVHLQQYYLEKYSYNYSAFGNSINAYKQGLALPMHTYLSVEDIEYVVSNLIEVMRE from the coding sequence GTGATAAAATTAGCTGATCCAGAAATTGGTCAAGAGGAGCTTGAAGAAATAAAGGCTGTATTAGCTTCAAAATGGCTTGCCCATGGAGAATGGGTAGAGGCATTTGAAAGTTTGATTTCAAAATATTTAGAAGTAAGTCATGTAATTGCGTTAAGTAGCGGAACAGCAGCTTTACATCTTGCATTACATGCCTTAGATATAGGTCCTAAGGATGAGGTTATTGTTCCTGATTTTACTTTTCCTGCATCTGCAAACGTAGTTGAGTTAGTTGGCGCAAAAACGGTTTTATGTGATATATGTGAGGATACATTTTGTATTGATACTTCTAAAATTGAAAAGCTAATTACTGGAAAAACGAGAGCAATCATGCCAGTTCATGAATTCGGTCATGTAGCGGATATGGATCAGATTATTGAGTTATCAAAAAAATACCATTTATCGATTATAGAAGATGCTGCATGTGCGCTTGGGGCTGAGTATAAGGGCGTTAAAGCGGGTACTTTAGGGGATGTTGGTTGTTTTAGCTTTCATCCTCGAAAAGTCATAACAACAGGAGAGGGTGGCGTGGTTGTAACCAATAATACTAAGCTTGCAATTAAGCTTAGGCTTCTCAGAGATCACGGAATGTTAAATACTGAAGCGGGTAAAGTACTTGTTATGCCAGGCTACAATTATCGTATGACAAATATACAAGGAGCTATTGGGAAGGCTCAGATTCCAAAACTACAGAATATTATTTCTAAAAGAAGATTGCTTGCAGAAAAGTATTTTCAAATGTTAAGTGATTTAGAAGAAGTTAAAATACCGATTTGCAAGGAGTATTGCAAGCATGTTTATCAAACTTATCATATTCTTCTTAGTAATGGTATCAATAGAGATAAAGTTATGAAAGCATTAAAAATGAAAGGAATCGAAACAAATATCGGAGCATACGCGGTTCATTTACAACAATATTATTTGGAAAAGTATAGTTACAACTATAGCGCATTTGGAAATTCAATAAATGCATATAAACAAGGGCTTGCGTTACCAATGCATACATACCTTTCGGTAGAAGATATCGAATATGTTGTTTCGAATTTAATTGAAGTTATGAGGGAATAA
- a CDS encoding 30S ribosomal protein S20, with translation MANIKSAKKRILVTETKTLRNKVIKSKVKTETKKVIGAVNTSDKVAAAAQLLVAISEIDKAKAKGIFHKNTASRKVARLTKLVNSME, from the coding sequence TTGGCTAATATTAAGTCAGCAAAGAAAAGAATACTAGTAACAGAGACTAAAACTCTTAGAAACAAAGTAATTAAATCAAAAGTTAAGACTGAAACTAAGAAAGTTATTGGTGCTGTTAACACAAGTGATAAAGTTGCAGCTGCAGCTCAATTACTCGTTGCAATTTCTGAAATAGATAAAGCAAAAGCTAAAGGCATTTTTCACAAGAACACAGCTTCTAGAAAAGTAGCTCGTTTAACAAAATTAGTAAATAGCATGGAATAA
- a CDS encoding stage II sporulation protein P, protein MNKFTLFTNHYLPILSYMVNTQIISSDSMVEIYPYLDEHKGEYAEDEKFTLDDLHDTESVQAMSYTLEQLADFNFMLNKMYTVDANISAEKNLFDVKYFMQSDQSINLKEDGPKVLIYHTHSQEAFIDSKPGVKSDTIVGVGDELTRILEEEYGIKVIHLNGEYDVIDGKLDRSQAYEKIEPALKDAIKKNPSIEVLIDVHRDGIPDNVKLVTEVNGKPTAKIMFFNGLSRIMKDGKMTGLASMPNKYVKENMAFSFQMHLQANAIYPGLTRKIYLKGYRYNLHLMPKSLLVEIGAQTNTVAEAKNAMEPLAEILYQVVQ, encoded by the coding sequence ATGAATAAATTTACACTTTTTACGAATCATTATCTTCCCATACTATCGTATATGGTCAACACTCAAATAATTTCGAGTGATTCCATGGTCGAAATATACCCCTATCTGGACGAACACAAAGGTGAATATGCTGAAGATGAAAAATTTACATTAGATGATTTACATGATACGGAATCTGTACAAGCAATGTCTTATACATTAGAACAGTTAGCTGATTTTAATTTTATGTTGAACAAAATGTATACCGTTGATGCAAATATAAGCGCTGAGAAAAATCTTTTTGATGTAAAATATTTTATGCAGTCGGATCAATCCATTAATTTGAAAGAGGACGGCCCTAAAGTGTTAATATACCATACTCACTCTCAAGAGGCGTTTATAGATAGTAAGCCTGGAGTTAAGAGCGACACGATTGTTGGTGTAGGCGATGAGTTGACTAGAATACTTGAGGAAGAATATGGAATTAAAGTTATACATTTAAACGGCGAATATGATGTTATTGATGGGAAACTAGACAGAAGTCAAGCATATGAAAAAATAGAACCAGCACTAAAAGATGCCATCAAAAAAAACCCTTCTATTGAAGTTTTAATCGATGTTCATAGAGATGGTATACCTGATAATGTTAAGCTAGTAACTGAAGTAAATGGTAAGCCAACTGCTAAAATAATGTTTTTTAATGGGCTAAGTAGAATTATGAAGGACGGAAAAATGACTGGCTTAGCTTCAATGCCAAATAAATATGTAAAGGAAAACATGGCTTTTAGCTTCCAAATGCATTTGCAAGCAAACGCTATTTATCCTGGATTAACGCGCAAGATATATTTGAAAGGTTATAGATACAATCTTCATCTTATGCCTAAGAGTCTACTTGTAGAGATCGGAGCACAGACAAATACGGTTGCGGAAGCTAAAAATGCCATGGAGCCGTTAGCAGAGATATTGTATCAGGTAGTGCAATAG
- a CDS encoding acetyltransferase yields MEFDQSIEEYLCEKRNKMLKEFSRVLPSNELLFDRWEKAKLLKCGENTTIYDSSVIMGNIKVGANVWIGPFTVIEGINGIVTIGDFCHISSGVQIVTHDSVEYVLTGGKAEFKKGDIHIANNSYIGGMSIITKGVSIGNHCVIGANSLVNMNIPDFTIAHGTPIRIVGKVIVDEEKVRFEY; encoded by the coding sequence ATGGAATTTGATCAATCTATAGAAGAATATTTGTGTGAAAAAAGAAATAAAATGCTTAAGGAATTCAGTCGTGTATTACCTTCTAATGAACTACTATTTGATCGATGGGAAAAGGCTAAATTATTAAAATGTGGTGAAAATACAACAATTTATGATAGTAGTGTCATTATGGGAAATATAAAAGTAGGTGCTAACGTATGGATTGGACCTTTTACTGTAATTGAAGGTATAAATGGAATTGTAACGATAGGAGACTTTTGCCATATATCAAGCGGTGTTCAAATTGTTACACATGATTCTGTTGAATATGTATTAACAGGAGGTAAAGCTGAATTTAAAAAAGGTGATATACACATCGCTAATAACAGCTATATTGGAGGTATGAGTATTATAACAAAAGGTGTATCTATTGGTAATCATTGTGTAATTGGGGCAAATAGCCTTGTAAATATGAATATACCGGATTTTACAATTGCACATGGAACACCAATAAGAATTGTAGGAAAGGTAATCGTCGATGAAGAAAAAGTAAGATTTGAATATTAA
- a CDS encoding GPR endopeptidase, whose protein sequence is MEEEKMSIRTDLALEAREIAGDIKTELKGIKVITEKLDELNMHITKVQVLDEDGEKQIHKPIGNYITIECEGIKRNSTDEKKDIVEAVANELKKIVDLRNKTILVIGLGNQRVTPDSLGPKVVANLIVTRHLFQEFEGMNDDVIQSVSAIAPGVMGQTGMETVEIVKGVVDTIKPDIVIAVDALASRRTNRVNTTIQIADTGVHPGSGVGNRRKGLTQKTLGVPVIAIGVPTVVDAATIVNDTMEELINQVKSSNGSGQIIDAMFQMTDVEKYKLIKEILYPYVGNLFVTPKEIDEVIERISDIVAMALNRTLHPDMEYEEIRSWLS, encoded by the coding sequence ATGGAAGAAGAGAAAATGAGTATCAGAACCGACTTGGCGCTTGAGGCAAGAGAGATTGCTGGAGATATTAAAACAGAGTTGAAAGGTATTAAGGTCATTACTGAAAAGCTTGATGAATTGAATATGCATATTACCAAGGTTCAAGTGTTAGATGAGGATGGCGAGAAACAAATCCATAAGCCTATTGGTAATTATATTACAATAGAATGTGAAGGTATTAAAAGAAATTCAACAGATGAAAAGAAAGATATTGTTGAAGCAGTTGCAAATGAGTTGAAGAAGATAGTTGATTTGAGAAATAAGACAATTCTAGTAATTGGTTTAGGGAACCAAAGAGTCACTCCTGACTCGTTAGGACCTAAGGTTGTTGCTAACTTAATTGTAACTAGACATCTATTTCAAGAATTTGAAGGTATGAATGACGATGTGATTCAGTCAGTAAGTGCAATTGCACCAGGAGTTATGGGACAAACGGGTATGGAAACTGTTGAAATCGTAAAGGGCGTAGTAGATACAATTAAACCTGACATTGTTATTGCTGTTGATGCCCTTGCATCTAGGCGGACAAATCGTGTGAATACAACTATACAGATTGCAGATACAGGAGTCCACCCAGGTTCAGGTGTCGGAAATAGAAGAAAAGGTTTAACACAGAAGACCTTAGGGGTACCAGTTATTGCGATAGGTGTTCCCACTGTAGTTGATGCAGCTACCATTGTAAATGATACGATGGAGGAACTTATCAATCAAGTTAAGAGTTCAAATGGCTCAGGTCAGATCATAGATGCGATGTTTCAAATGACGGATGTTGAAAAGTACAAGTTAATTAAGGAGATTTTGTATCCCTACGTGGGTAATCTGTTTGTAACACCAAAAGAAATAGATGAAGTTATAGAAAGAATAAGTGATATTGTTGCTATGGCGCTCAATAGAACCTTACATCCTGATATGGAATATGAAGAAATAAGAAGTTGGTTATCATAA
- a CDS encoding transferase: MEIANQMHIIVEGLKKVGEDAKAINYYPNYLGYKSDMVMNIKSFSSILEANEATKLLASRIIADVDVFHYHFGTSLTLDGSDLPLLKELNKKVVMHHWGSDVRIYSQAVKLSPFVNVKCLKEDAIKRRLEQLAKYIDTCIVSDYELYEYVKDYYSNLVIIPQAIDLNEFNQIEEPSKNKKITIVHAPTSPEIKGTIHILQAIEMLQSKYDFDFKLIQGISYEEAKKTYVNADIIIDQILIGSYGLCSIENMSFGKPVVCYISDFMQEKYPRELPIISANPTNIKEKIEFLLNNRDCLSDIGMKSRKYAKKHHDINKLSRRFIELYQVD; the protein is encoded by the coding sequence ATGGAAATTGCCAATCAAATGCATATTATAGTTGAAGGTCTCAAGAAAGTTGGTGAGGATGCGAAAGCAATTAATTATTATCCTAATTATTTAGGATATAAATCCGATATGGTCATGAATATTAAATCATTCAGTAGTATTCTTGAAGCAAATGAAGCAACAAAATTACTTGCTTCTAGAATAATTGCAGATGTTGACGTGTTTCATTATCATTTTGGCACTAGTTTAACATTAGATGGTTCGGACTTACCCTTGCTTAAAGAACTTAATAAGAAAGTAGTCATGCATCATTGGGGATCTGACGTTAGGATATATTCTCAGGCTGTTAAGTTAAGTCCATTTGTAAATGTAAAATGCTTAAAGGAAGATGCAATTAAGCGTCGATTAGAACAACTTGCTAAATATATTGATACTTGTATTGTGAGTGATTATGAACTATATGAATATGTTAAGGACTATTATTCGAATTTAGTCATTATACCTCAAGCAATAGATCTAAATGAGTTTAACCAAATAGAAGAACCTAGTAAAAATAAAAAAATAACAATTGTTCATGCTCCGACAAGTCCAGAAATAAAAGGTACAATCCATATACTTCAAGCAATTGAAATGTTACAAAGCAAATATGATTTCGATTTCAAACTTATTCAAGGAATATCATATGAAGAAGCCAAAAAAACATATGTAAATGCTGATATTATTATTGATCAAATACTAATAGGCTCTTATGGATTATGTTCCATCGAAAATATGTCGTTTGGCAAACCTGTTGTATGCTATATTAGTGATTTTATGCAAGAAAAATACCCAAGAGAATTGCCAATTATTTCGGCTAATCCAACTAACATTAAGGAGAAAATAGAATTTTTATTGAATAATAGAGATTGCTTAAGTGATATAGGAATGAAGTCAAGAAAATACGCAAAAAAGCATCATGACATTAATAAACTAAGTAGAAGATTCATAGAGTTATATCAAGTAGATTAA
- a CDS encoding DNA polymerase III subunit delta, with product MQQLKKQIKEKQIQGIYLFYGEEHYILNAYLDKAVDSVMIDSDRVMNLDVFEAQGNQIDKMIDAMDTLPFLGEKRVVVMKSLELFQAKNASKTEKLIEALSTLPSTTVLFIVENEVDKRTKLFKKINSLGRTIEFNRLSEDDLVQYIADQLNKHNKKIEKVVAKHFIHTVGFDLATIHNELDKLVAYNKESDIVSKQTIDEICTKSVENRIFDLVDCMGGSRRQHALKLYNDLVVLREPPTRVLFMLTRQFRLILQTKLMLEKGAQRQEMASKLKLPPFVLDKNMKQAKNFSIVQLKEALKQCLDAEVQMKTGKMDITLGIELLIIKYSA from the coding sequence ATGCAACAATTGAAAAAACAAATTAAGGAAAAACAAATTCAAGGTATCTATTTATTTTATGGTGAAGAACATTATATTTTGAATGCTTATTTAGATAAGGCTGTTGATTCAGTTATGATAGATTCAGACAGGGTTATGAATTTGGATGTTTTTGAAGCGCAAGGCAATCAAATTGATAAAATGATTGATGCAATGGATACGTTACCATTTTTAGGTGAAAAAAGAGTAGTTGTTATGAAAAGTCTTGAACTCTTTCAAGCCAAAAATGCTTCAAAAACAGAAAAGTTAATTGAAGCACTTAGCACATTGCCAAGTACAACAGTACTCTTTATTGTTGAAAATGAAGTAGACAAAAGAACGAAATTATTTAAAAAAATAAATAGTCTAGGTCGAACGATAGAATTCAACAGATTATCTGAAGATGATTTGGTTCAGTATATTGCTGACCAACTAAACAAACACAATAAAAAAATAGAAAAAGTTGTTGCTAAACATTTTATCCATACGGTTGGATTTGATCTAGCCACAATTCATAACGAATTAGATAAATTAGTTGCCTACAATAAAGAGTCCGATATTGTCTCAAAACAAACAATTGATGAAATATGTACAAAGAGCGTTGAAAATAGAATATTTGATCTTGTAGATTGTATGGGAGGAAGTAGAAGACAACACGCTCTCAAGCTCTATAACGATTTAGTCGTACTAAGAGAACCTCCAACTAGAGTTTTATTTATGTTAACTAGACAATTTAGATTGATTTTGCAGACAAAGCTCATGTTAGAGAAGGGAGCACAACGTCAAGAAATGGCTTCTAAACTAAAATTACCACCCTTTGTACTTGATAAAAATATGAAGCAAGCAAAAAACTTTTCGATTGTTCAACTAAAAGAGGCGCTAAAACAATGTTTGGATGCAGAAGTTCAGATGAAGACAGGAAAAATGGACATTACTCTTGGTATTGAGTTGCTGATTATAAAATATAGTGCATAA
- a CDS encoding epimerase — MIRGKRIFLTGGAGFIGTKLCAVLCENNDIVIYDNLRRNSIKDTDLLSKANINLIQGDILDYEHVSEVLCKFKPNIIVHLAAIAGIDTVIKNPVETMKVNMIGTYNLLEALKENAKNIDRIIEISTSEVFGSYAFRVDEEDTTNLQPVGEARWTYSVSKLAGEHLAHSYYKEYGFPVVSIRPFNVYGPGQVGEGAIHQFILRAIKNEEILIHGDGDQIRSWCYIDDFICGLMLCLEKKEAIGSSFNIGNPRGTITISMLAQLVKSIAYSKSNIKYVPKSYVDVELRIPSIERARKVLDFEPKIDLTKGLEKTIAWYRSISS, encoded by the coding sequence ATGATAAGAGGTAAAAGAATTTTCTTAACAGGCGGAGCCGGTTTTATCGGAACTAAACTATGTGCAGTGTTGTGTGAAAATAATGATATTGTGATATATGATAATTTGAGAAGAAACTCTATAAAAGATACAGATTTACTAAGTAAAGCAAATATAAATCTCATTCAAGGTGATATACTCGATTACGAGCATGTAAGTGAAGTGCTATGCAAGTTTAAACCTAATATTATAGTTCACTTAGCTGCGATCGCAGGAATAGATACTGTTATAAAGAATCCAGTAGAAACGATGAAGGTAAATATGATTGGAACTTATAATTTACTAGAAGCACTAAAAGAAAATGCAAAGAACATAGACAGGATAATTGAAATTTCAACCTCTGAAGTATTTGGTTCCTATGCATTCAGAGTAGACGAAGAAGATACGACGAATTTACAACCAGTTGGAGAAGCTAGATGGACGTATTCAGTTAGTAAATTAGCAGGTGAGCATTTAGCTCATAGTTATTACAAGGAGTACGGTTTTCCCGTTGTATCCATTAGGCCTTTTAATGTTTATGGACCAGGACAGGTAGGAGAAGGAGCAATTCATCAATTCATTTTAAGAGCTATAAAAAACGAAGAAATCTTAATACATGGAGATGGTGATCAAATACGCTCTTGGTGTTATATAGATGATTTTATATGTGGACTAATGCTTTGTTTAGAAAAAAAAGAAGCCATTGGGAGTTCTTTTAATATAGGAAATCCACGAGGAACAATTACGATTTCGATGCTTGCACAGCTAGTGAAAAGTATTGCATATTCTAAATCTAATATAAAATATGTACCTAAAAGTTATGTGGATGTTGAACTCAGAATACCAAGTATTGAGAGGGCTAGAAAGGTATTAGATTTTGAACCAAAGATTGACTTAACAAAAGGATTAGAAAAAACAATTGCTTGGTATAGGAGTATTTCGTCGTGA
- a CDS encoding N-acetyltransferase, whose translation MQNKDYYVHESAYIDEEVKIGSGTKIWHFSHIQKGVKIGQNCVIGQNVNISNNVHLGNNVKIQNNVSVYEGVELEDYVFCGPSMVFTNDLTPRSKYPKKGREEYLKTLVKEGASIGANATIVCGHTIGRHALIAAGAVVASDVPDYTLMVGVPAKRKGWVCECGEQLKDGLSCKICSRNYIEKNGCLSEVENYDTDE comes from the coding sequence ATGCAAAATAAAGATTATTATGTTCATGAAAGCGCTTATATAGATGAGGAAGTAAAAATTGGAAGTGGCACAAAAATATGGCATTTTTCTCATATTCAAAAAGGTGTAAAAATCGGACAAAATTGTGTGATCGGACAAAACGTTAATATTTCAAATAATGTACACCTTGGAAATAATGTAAAAATCCAAAACAATGTTTCAGTATATGAGGGAGTGGAATTAGAAGATTATGTATTTTGTGGTCCATCTATGGTGTTTACAAATGATTTAACTCCTAGGAGTAAATATCCTAAAAAGGGCAGAGAGGAATATCTTAAGACGCTGGTAAAGGAAGGTGCATCAATTGGAGCAAATGCAACAATTGTATGTGGGCACACGATAGGTCGCCACGCACTTATTGCTGCTGGAGCAGTCGTTGCTTCCGATGTGCCTGATTATACACTCATGGTTGGGGTGCCTGCAAAAAGAAAGGGTTGGGTGTGTGAGTGTGGAGAACAGCTTAAGGATGGACTGAGCTGTAAGATTTGCAGTAGAAATTATATCGAAAAGAATGGTTGCTTAAGTGAGGTTGAAAATTATGATACCGATGAATGA
- a CDS encoding oxidoreductase, which yields MGRFIVCNVLKNKKICVIGAGRWGQNHIRTLHEMGNLAGIVENDPNRLSESLLQYNVVKGYQNVKDSLRDNYDGYVIATPAQTHYEIGSQLLKQKKNVLIEKPIALSTIDANRLIWLSQVFECKLMVGHLLLFHPAIKKIKELIDQGKIGKLLYLYSTRLNMGTVRTEENVFYSFAPHDISVINYLIGTTPISMSAEGGCFLQQNIHDVVMASLTYPNNVKAHIFVSWLYPFLERRLIVVGDKGTLVFEDSNAEQNIVFYNKSIDWENASPIVRVADTEHIDYEKSAPLKNELEYFVKNLDADITVADGQSGYEVVKILEEVSKQLNLKC from the coding sequence ATGGGGAGATTCATAGTGTGTAATGTATTAAAAAATAAAAAAATCTGTGTTATCGGAGCAGGTCGATGGGGTCAAAACCATATAAGAACACTACATGAAATGGGAAATTTAGCTGGAATTGTAGAAAATGATCCCAACCGCTTATCAGAGAGTTTATTACAATATAACGTTGTCAAAGGTTATCAAAATGTAAAAGACTCTTTAAGGGATAATTATGATGGTTATGTAATTGCAACACCAGCTCAGACACATTATGAAATAGGAAGTCAATTATTAAAACAAAAAAAGAATGTCTTAATTGAAAAGCCAATTGCTCTTTCAACGATTGATGCAAATAGATTAATTTGGTTATCTCAAGTTTTTGAATGTAAGCTAATGGTAGGGCATTTGCTTTTGTTTCATCCAGCAATTAAAAAAATCAAGGAGTTAATTGATCAGGGGAAAATTGGTAAGCTTTTATATCTTTACTCAACACGTTTGAATATGGGTACAGTTCGGACAGAAGAAAATGTATTTTATTCATTTGCACCTCATGATATATCTGTTATTAATTATTTAATAGGAACGACACCTATTAGCATGAGTGCTGAGGGTGGCTGTTTTCTACAACAGAATATACATGATGTTGTTATGGCAAGTCTCACATACCCTAATAATGTGAAAGCACATATATTTGTTTCTTGGCTATATCCTTTTTTGGAGCGTAGATTAATTGTAGTAGGCGATAAAGGTACACTTGTATTTGAGGATTCGAACGCAGAACAAAATATTGTTTTTTATAATAAAAGTATTGATTGGGAAAACGCTTCTCCTATCGTAAGAGTAGCTGATACAGAGCACATTGATTATGAAAAATCCGCTCCACTTAAAAATGAGCTAGAGTATTTTGTTAAAAACCTTGACGCAGATATAACAGTTGCGGATGGGCAGAGTGGTTATGAGGTTGTAAAAATACTTGAAGAGGTATCAAAACAACTTAACCTAAAGTGTTAG
- a CDS encoding ABC transporter, with amino-acid sequence MRLLNALKSDILFQFKQGFYIIYVVISILYMVALSWIPPSGLKFVVPIVVFSDPSVLGLFFVGGIIMLEKLQGVIQSIVVTPLTTREFVLSKVISLSIISVLAGVVITRLTYIDSVQWVILIIALLLTSSLFTLCGIVIGAKCKTVNQYLMKTVPIMLVLIIPCFSIIGFKYTYFLTFIPSVAALRLMLGAYLGMGGLELLFLISYLIFINYCVLLYTEKVFDKYVVFGG; translated from the coding sequence ATGAGACTATTGAATGCATTAAAAAGTGATATACTCTTTCAGTTTAAGCAGGGCTTCTATATTATTTATGTTGTTATAAGCATCTTATATATGGTGGCACTATCTTGGATACCACCATCAGGGCTAAAGTTTGTTGTTCCAATTGTTGTTTTTTCTGATCCTTCAGTATTGGGTTTGTTTTTTGTTGGTGGTATCATTATGCTTGAAAAGCTTCAAGGTGTCATTCAATCCATAGTTGTAACTCCACTTACTACCCGTGAATTTGTTCTATCAAAAGTAATTTCACTTTCAATCATATCTGTTCTTGCTGGTGTTGTGATTACACGACTTACTTATATTGATTCTGTGCAATGGGTAATTTTAATAATTGCTTTACTGCTAACGTCTTCCTTATTTACGTTGTGTGGTATAGTGATTGGAGCAAAATGCAAAACAGTTAATCAGTACTTGATGAAGACGGTACCTATAATGCTGGTATTGATTATACCTTGTTTTTCGATTATTGGTTTCAAATATACTTATTTTTTGACATTTATTCCAAGCGTCGCAGCACTAAGACTTATGTTAGGTGCATACCTAGGAATGGGTGGATTGGAACTGCTTTTTCTAATCAGTTATTTGATTTTCATTAATTATTGTGTTTTGCTGTACACGGAAAAAGTTTTTGATAAGTATGTTGTATTTGGGGGGTGA